The proteins below are encoded in one region of Scomber japonicus isolate fScoJap1 chromosome 2, fScoJap1.pri, whole genome shotgun sequence:
- the pvalb7 gene encoding parvalbumin-7, which produces MSMTDLLKAEEIKKALDAFAAETFDPKKFFEMVGMKAMSAENVKKVFQVLDVDGSGFIEEGELKFVLKGFSKEGRDLTDAETTAFLKAADKDGDGKIGIDEFEGLVHE; this is translated from the exons ATGTCGATGACAGATCTGTTGAAAGCGGAGGAGATCAAGAAAGCTCTTGATGCCTTTGCAG cagagACATTCGACCCTAAAAAGTTCTTTGAAATGGTGGGAATGAAGGCCATGTCAGCCGAAAACGTCAAGAAGGTCTTCCAGGTTCTGGACGTGGATGGTAGTGGATTCATAGAGGAGGGCGAGCTCAA GTTCGTACTGAAGGGCTTCTCCAAGGAAGGCAGAGATCTGACCGACGCAGAGACAACAGCATTCCTCAAAGCTGCAGACAAAGATGGAGACGGAAAGATCGGCATTGACg aATTTGAGGGCTTGGTGCACGAATAG
- the baiap2l2b gene encoding brain-specific angiogenesis inhibitor 1-associated protein 2-like protein 2, protein MSGAGSDQLHRSTLTVYSNLMEHFNPGLEKLVALGNSYVKAFQALAVCSEAYFSAVAKMGDQALHTLSSRSLGDVLIQISETQRRLTAEMEGVFRWFQIEVLQAMDKNVKLDEEYIEGSRRVYELEVRNQAEALEKQLRRGAYRDSLENSDYMLYLRQSQQEILREEERRYRFLAEKHCGLTQSLLFLINKTGTSLQQKADGWKEKVNETRGSRPRTPTPVDQEAQLRGSVSSLLQTVARDEDMSWARREQQALGGVPSRAPSPLPNRSRSSSVGESLGLGGGRTMRALVSHPSSSNPKLLPFNRGEIVTVLVQEPRNGWLYGRTDSSLRQGWFPAAYVASMEDFSNTLTTSGGSLRSHSMSNLLDPTDTYNDQSESKSYGDVPPPATPNRRASVDVRAVSPLPEKKAEVGIETKTSQTKSYNEVPPPPPPPPPLPTSQTLRRGSVDFRPISPLPDRKGDPGSDAQTLSPHGTPENPLFPRGTNPFATVKLRPTTTNDRSAPRIH, encoded by the exons ATGTCAGGAGCCGGTAGTGACCAGCTGCACAGATCAACTTTAACTGTCTATTCA aACCTGATGGAGCACTTCAACCCAGGTCTTGAGAAGCTTGTTGCTTTAGGAAACAGCTATGTCAAAGCTTTCCAAG CCTTAGCTGTTTGCAGTGAAGCCTACTTCAGCGCTGTGGCTAAGATGGGTGACCAGGCCCTTCACACACTATCATCTCGCTCTCttg GCGACGTCCTGATCCAGATATCGGAAACACAGAGGAGGCTCACTGCAGAGATGGAGGGAGTG TTCCGATGGTTCCAGATTGAAGTGCTGCAAGCCATGGACAAGAACGTCAAACTGGATGAAGAGTACATTGAA GGTAGTCGCAGAGTTTATGAGCTGGAGGTGAGGAACCAGGCGGAGGCCTTGGAGAAACAGCTCAGACGAGGAGCCTACAGAGACTCTCTG gagAACAGTGACTATATGCTGTATCTGAGGCAGAGCCAGCAGGAGATCctgagggaagaggagaggaggtatCGCTTTCTGGCAGAGAAACACTGTggactcactcagtcactcctCTTCCTAATAAAtaag ACTGGCACTTCTCTCCAGCAAAAggcagatggatggaaggagaaagTAAATGAGACCAGAGGGTCCAGACCTCGAACTCCTACCCCCGTGGACCAAGAGGCACAG CTGCGAGGTTCAGTGAGCTCCCTGCTGCAGACGGTAGCCAGAGATGAGGACATGTCCTGGGCCAGGCGGGAGCAACAGGCGCTTGGCGGAGTGCCCTCTAGAG CGCCGTCTCCGCTCCCCAACCGCTCCCGCTCCAGCTCAGTGGGGGAATCTCTGGGTCTGGGAGGAGGGAGAACCATGAGAGCCTTGGTGTCTCACCCTTCCTCATCCAACCCCAAACTTCTACCTTTCAACAGGGGAGAGATTGTCACCGTACTGGTGCAGGAGCCGCGTAACGGCTGGCTGTATGGACGTACTGACAGCAGCCTGCG TCAGGGCTGGTTCCCTGCTGCTTATGTGGCTTCTATGGAGGATTTCTCCAACACTTTGACAACAAG TGGTGGTTCTTTAAGAAGCCATAGTATGAGCAATCTGCTGGACCCCACCGACACCTACAACGACCAGTCGGAGAGCAAGAGCTATGGAGATGTCCCACCTCCGGCCACGCCCAACCGTAGAGCCTCCGTAGACGTCCGTGCAGTCTCTCCGCTCCCAGAGAAGAAGGCAGAGGTGGGAATAGAGACAAAGACCAGTCAAACCAAGAGCTACAATGAagtcccacctccacctcctccaccgcCTCCCCTTCCTACGAGTCAGACTCTCAGAAGGGGCTCTGTAGATTTTCGACCGATTTCTCCTCTACCTGACAGGAAGGGCGATCCAGGTTCTGATGCACAG acattatCACCCCATGGGACACCTGAAAACCCTCTCTTTCCCAG AGGCACAAACCCGTTCGCTACTGTAAAGCTTCGCCCCACGACGACCAATGACAGATCTGCTCCTCGGATCCACTGA